The nucleotide sequence GCACAAGCGATGACCATGGACATGCAGTCCATGACATGACATTACAAGTGCATGGGATGTGGAAGTGTGACTGCAGAGCATGCAACTTTTCTTCCTCCAACTTAAATTACCAACATGGACCTACATGACTAATCAGGAAAGCTTGAAAGGCACTATTGGATAAAGTAGTATGACTGCACTAACACAGCATATAATTGGTGGATTCATACCTCCTGTGAGAGCCCAGCAGCTATATAAACACTGCATCCTACAAAGATATCCTGTAACCTCTAGACTatgagaaaggattgtaaaagcttACTGGATATTGCTACTACCAAGATACGTTTCAGATACATGACATATcttcattaaaattttcaaaataattaatattattcagTTACCCTAGGAATAAATACTTGAAAGATATTTTGTTGATAAAGGTTTGCTTACTTTAAAATGTGATTTAGCTGGTAAACAAGATGGATACGTGATTTTCTTGAGTGGGGATGgatatgtaatattaaatatgttGTTCAGTTTCATCTGTTTTGAGCAACACATTATAGTCAATGTAATTAAAACAATAATCTTTTCTTCCAACATTGTAAGTTGTTGTTACCTTCTCTGTTTTCTTGTAGccttattttattataaatatgatacatTTTTTTCTTAGTATACAAGTTAATAATATTCAGATTGTTCTTACATGCCATGTTCTATAAGTACATATTCTTTAATGAAGTGCATCATATTTAATTGTCATGTATCAAGTCATACCTAGATGGATCTACACCAAGAGTTTCAGCTGCTAACAAGTAGATGGCCTGTCCAAAAGAAACAATAAGCAGTTTTAACAGAATAAGCCACTATAAGGAATTAAGGATCATCATCATGCCTTATAAATTGCAAATATATATTTTGGTGGTAAGTGAATTTTATTACAAGACCAAAAAATAGAAATTACAaatgcaaatattttttaaaatcaaatatgcATAAATTTGAGACAATAGGAAGATACCTATATACATGCTTTAAAACGTGTAGGTAATCTTTCCTCTAGTGAACTATATTTAAGTATAAAAAAAGTGGCTGCCATATGTAGTCAATTAAAGAAAAGGTATAGGGCATATGTGGGTCCACATGTGGGTGCATATGCAGTAGATATTATAACATTCAAATAATATAATCAAAGGTATACATGATTAGGACATGGAATGATACAAAGCATTAAATATAAGATCCCTAACAAAGGTTTAATTATTTATAGTTTTCTGTACTAACAAAATAATAAAACAGTAGAAAAAATAGCACTAAGAAACATAAAGTACATATGATGATCACATATTCATGCATATGCAGACCCCATATGCAGATAATATTTACAGTTGTATATGCTAATTTTCTATATGAAACACATAAGTGGCTGCATTGCTACAAACAACCAGATATGTAAAAGCATAAGAAATCAGATCATACAATGAGAGGGCACAGGCCCTATGCAATGTGGTTATATAGCCACATATGTATATAAAGCCACATATGTGATATTTTCAACAAATATTAGAAGTATCAACTTTCTTAAGAGcagtatcttaacttgaaactcatggaTTTAGGCAATCATTTTAGAATATCTACCATTGAAAAGGAAAACAATGTTCAGCAGACATGGCATAAAAATATCATGTCTTCTATTCAACAACAACAGAGGAATCTTAAGAAAGAAATGCCACAGATAGAGGAAGGTGACTACCAGGGAAGTAATATATGATCTACTATATGTCAAAAGCTTCGGTTATTCCACTGCTATCTTCATTATAAGAAAACGACCAAAAAGCAAACATATTAAACAGAACAGAAAATTAGTTTTAAAGGTGCTTGGAGGAAACAAATAAACTCACAGTCATATAAGAATGTAAATATCCTTTATCTAGATACTTTCAGAGCTTAACTGAATTATGGTTTCTTTTCCTGTTatatatttggatacctaaaGAAGTGAAAAGTTTTTTCTAGTCTCTGATCCAGAAAGAAGCCGACCTGAGAAGTTTATGCAGAAAACATTcaaaaataatgaaaagaaaattgatgGTTCAAACAGTGACTGAATCTATAATCCTAACTTAGCAAAGTCAATGTATCtctacatcataatatatttaccaTTAACAGAATAGCAGAATAAGAAATAGCATACCGGATCAGGCTTTTTGCGAGGAACAACATCTCCAGCAAATATTGTTATCTTATCTGCTTTATCAGGGCCTAGTAAaaatgaaactattgctgcaaccTGCATTACACATGCATGTAGAATTTGTCACTTACATCACATGAATTTAAAGAAGCAACAAAAAACTTTTTCTTCAATATCTTTTACTTTCTTGAAAATCATAATGCTTAGGCAGGATGGGAAAAAAAATGTCAACCATGATTTACACTGAGAAAGCTTACAGTAACTCTGGGTACCCAACAGTATTTTGAGGGGAATATATCCAGAAAAGCAAGACATAGTCCATTactgaattttaatgatgatggcACGTCAAGGttcagaaataatatttttgtattgTAATAAGACTCATAACAAGCAGTGATCTCGGTCAATATCCATTGACTATTTATTTTTTACTGAAATTGATCTTTTCTGCAGGTGATCGAGTGAATTAGCAAGTATATCTGTGCATTAAATTTCACGAATGACATTTAGATGATGATGTGACGGTAATTCTGAAATATATCACATACCGCCTTCTCATTCGAAGTACTACATACAGCAACTTTTACTCCTTTTGCTAGAGCCTCATCAATCAACCTACACATTGCAGGAAACTTATATTATAAATCACAGATTAATCAAACTGTTATTCTAGATTAAAGAAGGTGACAATCTGATGTTAAATGAAAAGCAAATACCAATTTTCATTGCAGTTTGATGGCATTTGCATAGATATAAACTTTAGGGGAAAGGTtttgtataagaaattttttatGTTAATCCATAGCATTAACCACATTAAAAAAACCAGCTATCATATTTATGTTTAAATTTGAGGCTGTGTATTAGACACAGATAAGCTTCCTTATACATGAAAAAACAAAATCATTAACAAGCTTGCAAACTTGAGCAATAAATATCTTGGTTAACAATCTAGAAGAAACTTTTAGCCTGGTAAAATTGAAGTTataagaaaaaagttaggaaaatAATTATCCAAATCTTTCAGGTTCATGCGTATCAAATTTTCATttagttttcttttatagttCTTTTGGAAACTCTTATTCAGATGCTTCAAAATAGTCCCTATTAAGATGATACTGCAACCATTACAAAAGAATGAATGTTAAAGTCACTCAGTAAAGAAAAACATCCAAGGTGCCATTTGAAGTTCAGTTCATGTAAGAAGTTATAATGTAACAGTTACTTGGTATTTTATATCCACCATAAGCATATATCAAGAAAATCAAAGTACAGAGAAGGCTAACTTCCGATTGTTCATATGCTCACAACCACAACTGGAGTCATCCACCCCCTAAAGTTTGTTATGTATGGAGGAATATATTGCGTAACCGAATCCTCAGCCAAGACAAGGATGAGGATTAGAAGGCAATTTGTCAATCATTTTCAGAGGGCCTGCATTGCTCCCCAAGTGTAGTCCATCTGCTTGTGTGAAGTGTCATTGTTGTCCTCCATGACTCCCTCTATTATGGTATACCATAGAGGATGTTGGGGTCGTAGAGACTATCCACTAGCACCAAACACTGCTTCCAAATAGCTGATGGTGCAGGGGTTCAGTAACTCACCACTCCACTATAACCACTAGTGACCAAAGCACTTATAATGTAGACCATTCAACTAGCCAAGGAACACAATTCCTGGCTTGTTAAGTCTTCTAGTTGCTCCCTTAAACCATCCTCCCTTCTTCATTTGGTTCATAAGATCATCAAAGGAACCCCCACTTGAGTTCAGTCCTATGCACCCTTCACCTTCAGTGCTTCCTTTTCTTGCAAGACCCTatggaagttctcctccctccaaCAAATGGTCCAGCTAGCTCCACCACTGGAAGTAAGGCAAAGTACCATATTGCTGCCAACTAAGCTACCCACTTCATCTCCACATGTCAACGCAATAATAGAGTTCAGAATTTTTCACATTACTTGTGCCCGTGAAAGAACTAGATTGGTCTAGAAGACCTGCACCCCATAACACATGTATCAATATTTGTTAAGACTCTTCAGCAGTATTAACGATTTGAAACATTTAATTAACAGTTGTGCCGATAATATCAAATATGCTTATGATTAGATAACCACATCTATGTCACAAAACATATAGACCTTTCTACAAAATTAAATCTTAATCATAGTTGATGTTGTTGTAGTGGGCTCTAGATTATACTAGGAAGAGGATACCAAAATCATATGCCTCATTGTTGATGGACTACAAAACCCATTTCCCAAATTTCCACATAAATTTATTGTCTGATCAAATTTCCACATAAAAACAAAGTTTTATTTCTTGCTCCGATACAATATTTTTTGGTAATATACCGAATTGTAATTCCAGTGTGCTAGGTGGTATACCAACCCATCCTGTCCAGTATCACCAAAGAACAAATTACATAAAAATGGATACTGGATCATATGATCCGATATCATTCCTTAGACTGGTAAACAACTGATTACTGAAATCATGATCAAAAGAAATATCATAACCACTTTAGGACTGAGCAAAAGAATATATAACACAATGTTTCCGCTCTTTTCTCCCTCTCTTCCAACCAAGTTCAAACCCTTCACCTGTCACAGATTTAATCGTAACACTACCAACAAAGTGAACAAATCCAGGTCACATAACATAATCTTACTCAAAGATTCTTAGCTATCTATAAAATTAGCTGAAATTTAAAAGTTACATAGGCTACTAGCTTCTCATCTAGGTGTCCATAGAAATGTTCAATGTCATGCATTGTTTACAAAAATAATACCCTTGATAagatggtagaaatcaaaacaaAATTAAAACTTCTCTAACAATCCATAAGAAACATATGCCAAAAATATGTGATGCCATTGATTTTATGGAGATAGTTATGTGTACAAAAGATACAAGTCAACTACAATGAAAATTAATGCTATTGACTTTGACGATGCATATGATCAAAAGAGATACACCATACTATATTCTCTATTCAAATATATATCAAGTTGGATCCACACATAATAATAAATAGTTCAAATTGTTTCAAATTACTGTACAGCTTATTGGAGCAGAAGCTCCATATTTTCTGACCTTTCAACACCAGGACGAAGTGGAAGCAGCTTCTTCTCAATAAGAGCCATAAATAATTCTGTCTTTCTCTTGTGAAGAGAAGCTAtaaattcttttctttcttcttctgtcTTTGGGGCTTTAACTGGCCAGCCCGTCTTGTCAAAATATGCTGTCATTCTAAGAGAAATAATAAAAACATGAATAGAATAAAAGATTAGATATAACATTGAGCCAAGGATGTGTCAACTTTTTTGCAATTTTTTCCATTTTAGCATTGCGTAGGGTTTGTCCTGTTGCCACTTACAAAGCCCACTATGGATTCACATGCAATTGCCACTATCATATTTAGGCACTAAGGCCCAGGGACTACAACCAACTAACCACATCAGCCAACTTTTGTATTAATTCAATTATAAGCCACTTAAACCTTATATGATATGAAAGCACTTGGGTCCATGATCATATGTGTTGCTCCATATGTGTTCCACATGCCTACTCAACAAAACTAAGTTTGTTTACTAGACTTACAATGCAAAGCCGTAACAAAAATTTCAGTGAGACGTTCAATGTTGGCAGAGGAAACTTGTCTCCACTAACTTTCTTAACTCCATACACACTATGTATAACAAATATCGACCTTGTGTTCCCTCTAAAATAATGTCAAACTTGCCTTAACTTGGTAACTACTATAAATGTTAAGTAAACTGAACAAGCAGATAACCATAAACTATCAAATTGATGGATGATCAGTCTAGGCACTTAAGAAAAAGCCAGTAATAGAAACAAAATTTCACCTCTCCTTCCCACCACCAATCTTGAGTAATTCGCCATAAAGCGGTACATCCCAACTGACTCCCAATTCCCTCTGCAGCCATAGCAGTCAAAATAAGAATTTTCATGCAACTGAATCAGATCCACTGCCTAGAATTTGTCTGGTAAAGAGGAAAAGGTTACGTAAATTAGAAAGGATGGAGATCAATAGccaaaatttatttgatttaatcatAATTCACCGTGTAGCTACTCTCACTGCCTCCTTGAAAATAAGACCTATTTGACAAACAAGCAATTTCTCGACACAATTAGATGAACTCAATCCTATTGACCTCGAAAAATAGAAGACCCACCTCAGCAAAGGTCTCATTGAACGATATGCGGTGCCCATCCTTCTCCGTGTCGACGAGGACACCATCACAATCAAAGAGCAACGCCGCAGGAAGAGggagcgacgacgacgacgacgacgatgaagaGGAACAAACCACAGCTTTCCGGCCACTGGGAGCGACCAATACACTGCCCCACCCAGTCTTCCTcagggaagaggaggaagacggtCTCCTCCCACTTCCATTGAGGAACTTGGGAACCGGCAAAGAAGCGTGGAGTGGAGCGAAGGAAAAGGTTTTCTTTGGTACTAGAGACGAGGAAGCGACGGATGAAgcagaagcagcggcggcggcggccatcgAAATATGGTGGCGGTACCTCGTGTGCCGTGGCTTCAGAAACGGTCTATCAACAGCAATAAAAGCTTATCCAACAGCCCGCCACAAAACTTTTATATATAGCATTTTAACCATCTTCGTTTCTCAAtaacttttttttaaatatatattttcaagTTATGCCGTGTCTGCAGTTTTTTAAATTTGATATCTTCGTTTTTTCTCTAATATCTTAAATACCTTTCATCATCGCCgatatttctttcttctttcaatCACGATAATAATATTCTTGATAGTGGTCGTCTCTTCTTCCAGATAAATATTGTCGATCATTTCATATTTGCTCTACTTTTACCGGGCTTCAATCATTTGTAATTGGCTTAGTTGTGTCTTTGCCTCGACCATCCATATCATCATGACCCTCATTGTTATCTATTTTTATGGCTCATGTGTTTTTTATTCTCCACTCGTCTTACTCTAAATTTATAGTCTTCTACTTCCTCACCACTTAAATCTACTGCCTTTGTTGTGCCATGATCACTTTCTTTTCCTCCCTCACTTTGACATCTATCACTTCAACTCCACTATCATGTATATTCTCATCTCAATTGTCTATCATGACCTTGATTAACCTTTGAACTATACTTGCGAAAGGTTAGGGCTTACAAAAGCAAAGCAACTCCGAGATGCCTGGTAATGCCTATCGATAGGAGAAGATGAAGATGACCAATAATGCCACCGCCATGACAAAAGGATAAAGAGGTATTGAGAGTAATGAAAAACAATTAAAGTATTAGAGAAAAAACAAGGACACAaacgaaaaaaaatctaaaaataagggaatcattgagaaaaaaaaacccaaaaacaATATATAAGGAATATCATCATAAAAACTATACCAAAACACGTATGATCCCTTAAGTTTGTGTTAAGAGCTAAAGAATCCAAAGAACTTGAAGAATTGaaagttaaatataattaattatcttatagAGTAGCATATCTCAAATCCTTTATTATAGACTTTGTTAACCGGGTTAACCGATGGGAGTCAATAAGAGTTAATTAGTTAGAATAGTTGTGAAATTGTTGAACATTTATGTATAAAAAGAACGATCGAACTTAACGATGCTGTAGTGAAGGTTCATATTTTTTATTGTCTCGACATACCTTGCTCAGTACCAATAGTACAAATAGGCATAAAATCCtttgaaaatatttaaaaatataaaaaaataagataaaattttaagttagaaataaatacatatttaatatagttTTATTAAAACTAATATAAATTAGATAAGAATAGTGTCATATATCTTTTTTAGGCTTTAAGGAATAGCCTTATGTAAGGTTCGTAATTTTGATCCATTCTGGATTCTtgttccgttaatattgaattatctaaaaaaattatttgaattgttagattattttgtatataacttaaactttaagattcaaatgaattaagtaattataTGTGTAGATATACATGAATTTACTACCAAAATAAATGATGGAACTTTGTGGGTGGTGGAtcgaggtcctcgatcctatgtatctatatattaatatgatatatttattagacccaatcttgaaattgatctcaCGATATAGTATATTAATATACTATATGTCATTGGTACATCAATATGGTGATAGTCGTAGGTTGATCGTTATGAATCACATATGTCCGAGGCGGAACCTAAGGtatgtattggtgaatgtcagaacttctactttcgtTATCGATCTACTTGGcaggggctacgaagatgctcaTCAAATAGTTGCCCAAAACTCTTCCTTGCGCACACCagacaatcaagaaggggctataccttcttgttgtccacacgccccaaataggggctgtagtatgaggaggagagggagagaggagaataggagaggtagctaaaaagaacctctagcctatgggtctttggttttctcctatttatagaggtcccttgtcaacttaaccctaatagatcctaccatattgggtactggcTATCCATCTAACTATCTaaccctcttagattagtgggtctctacctattaatctcttattagctcttattagatcttatccatatgattcaataattcatgggcttattggatatccaaaagataggagcttcaacggacatctcatattcgaacctctacttgtcacaATGCCtgacatatgtgtgtgaccctttaggcccaatattgagctagttgtgcgtcatacctgtcagaactccttttggctattatcttaataataattcactcgactccttGACTACGgacttactgttgaatctcgaattttaatgatgtagtcaattgtcatttgttatctaatctatatgttgagataagtgtgcaggattaactatga is from Musa acuminata AAA Group cultivar baxijiao chromosome BXJ1-6, Cavendish_Baxijiao_AAA, whole genome shotgun sequence and encodes:
- the LOC103988670 gene encoding CBBY-like protein, whose protein sequence is MAAAAAASASSVASSSLVPKKTFSFAPLHASLPVPKFLNGSGRRPSSSSSLRKTGWGSVLVAPSGRKAVVCSSSSSSSSSSLPLPAALLFDCDGVLVDTEKDGHRISFNETFAERELGVSWDVPLYGELLKIGGGKERMTAYFDKTGWPVKAPKTEEERKEFIASLHKRKTELFMALIEKKLLPLRPGVERLIDEALAKGVKVAVCSTSNEKAVAAIVSFLLGPDKADKITIFAGDVVPRKKPDPAIYLLAAETLGVDPSSCVVVEDSAIGLSAAKAAGMTCIVTKSGYTAEENFVTADAVFDCIGDPPEVRFDLTFCANLLQKQYVS